One Glycine soja cultivar W05 chromosome 7, ASM419377v2, whole genome shotgun sequence genomic window, TCAGCTAAAATCACATGGTGTGTGGCATGTgttctttcattcattttttttatttgttgttctatcttattgttttttatattttgttttttgaggaTTGAGAATTTGGATTGCCATTTTCTAAGGACCATTGGCCCAAAACAACTTCTTGTGTTCATCTTTTTCTTATTGGGCTCAGGCTGacccattattattttttatttcattttgctgttcttttttattgttttgtgctgaaataaatttattaaattattataattattattattattattatgaccagaaaaggaaaattaatatataaaaaaataaaacaaaattaggtGTTGACAATGTGTCTCATACCCGTAAACCTGGTTATGTTCTATTATTAGTTACATATACATCTACACTTTTGACAAATTCTACagtatatgttttaaaaaaaagtatatgtttaaatgaaaaattataccaaaaaaggaaaataaatataaatgtcatattaaaaaaaaaggagaatatgAATATGTTTGATAATGCATTTCagttagtttctaattttttttactcgttaaaaaatttgtttaattatttggtaaacaaatttttaataatttctaaaaaaatttactagTGTTTTTTAAATAggtaaattttagttttttatatttattccattttttccttaaatatttattatatttctattttaatcttttccatttaaggtaaaattttattatttttattctttatgtaattttatattttcttgtacTTCACTTCAAgagataattttatcaaacacttatgatttaagaaaataatttttcaactttcaattaatttttaactatcacctaacttttcaaataattttaccaaacatttataattttaataacaacTAATTTTTAGCTTTTGTGAAACATATCCTAAATATAAAGGTAGAATAGTATAAGCTCCAATCTCATTCATTCACAACCATGAGTTGTTAATATGCCTTTGCAAATTGTAGTTACGGCTTgggataaaaacaaattttgacaTCATAGGATAGTAGCGAAATGTGAGTGGCTTCCATTTCCTcttatattatttgtataatgtttttataatattgttatttttttttctattacattATTCATCTTatctgatatttttatttttcttctcttgttaCCTTTCTCTTTGATGCAAAAAATTCCTAAGTATAAATATCGTTTATATTTGTGAATTTACAAACAGAAAACCACAGTGATGTTAGGTATGTTTGCCGAAGACCAAAATATCTTGATTCTAGTCAAATATTTTCCTTATTGAAACAGTGCTTAgcacataaaacaaaaataaccaaTCCTCAAGCATATAGGGCAAATCGGTATGTATTTGTATTTGATAGATGCCCACTTTGGACCACTTCCAACATTAGAAATTTTGGTGAAGATTTGATGAAGGTTTATCAacgaaataagaaagaaaaaaaaaacgttgaGTTATGATACATTTTGAAAGATACTATAAACTAAGAGATTATGGTCGAACTGGGAGGACTTTAGGCAAATCCTCATGAGCAGAGACAGACAGAGTCTGTAGCTTGCAATCAGATGAAATGAACTGAgcattttcctccattgaaattTTGTTGATTAAGTGCAACAAAACTTGCTCCAACTCTTCTCCATCGCTCCAGCCATGGATTTCAGCCTTAACAAGCAAAGGGTCTTTGCATATCAAGTCCCACACTGGAAAGTTCTTTCTTGGCATCATAAAGTCTCTTTCTTTGAGCCTCAAGCTGGGGCAATAGTCCCCACTACCATCACCAAGATAGATCATCCTCTTTTTGCCCTCTTCCAAAATTGAATCTTGGATTCTATCTATGATTAAACCCTGAAAtggttaaaaatttaataagattttAGAACCATAATAATTGGTCACAAGATTCCAAATGATAGAAACTTCAAAATTGATATGAGtaagtgcatgtttggtttgacttttcagaattgattataattacataattaattttgaatatattttaatatgttttgttTATCGAAGAAGAATTCAGAATTgattctaaattaaaataactttgaatAGTTTTTACATTTAATCCAAAATtctatattgaattttatttttaacttgattttataataaagtaTCTAAACATAAATCACATAATTTTTCATTCAAACACATACTAAGAAGCCTGAATCCAACAATCATTTGgtagatgatttttttatttatttgaaactaTTTGATGATTCTAGGTCAAAATTGTTCTTTGCCATAATCAAATTCAGCGGCCACAACTCAGAGAAACCCACGATAGAGTGGCTGGTTGGTTTGAGCAGAATTTTTTAATGGCGAAAAAATTAGGAGACAGCACTCCATTGTTATAGGATCAATTCATGACTCATGGACATGATGAGTCACGTTAGCAGCCatctttataattaaaaatagcaAATAATACTTTCCCAGAAGCTAGAGTCAGTTAAGATCAACTTGAAAACAATATCTAAAAACGTGTATTGTTGCCAACTGTTTATACAAAtcgatttttgaatttttaaaccAACAAGAGTGTTTCAATTCAGAATTAACTCttgtatatttttcaatattcaCCATGATTTGGCAAATCAAAGACAGgttcaaattattttgaaaaaaatatcttttaacaaattaagaaataaaaaggtatacatatacatacatgtatatatatgtatatatgtatatgtatttatatatatatatatatatatatatatatatatatgtgtgtgtgtgtgtatatttaTATTACCTTGCACATGTTTGGAGGGCATAAACTGCAGCCATGAGAAGCTTTGTTGAAGTCATGGTAAGGTAAAATCCTTAACCTTTCTTCTTCGTTAACATAACCCGGGTTAGTACTGATCTCCGAAAAATATTCTCTTATTCCCAAGTGCTTCAGAATAGTCTCAATGAAAAACATGTTTGCATCACTCACAATCCTCAAATCACACCTGAAACACAAATGCCACCATAAATTTCCACCCCAAATCATATTTCACAAAACAGAATTTTGTGTAAGAAATGCATAGTTACATACCCTAAAGTATGAGCTGCTTGAATAGCGGGAATCACTCTGGGGTGCAAAGGAATCCTATGCAGAACCTCTTCAATGTCCTCAATGGTTTTACCATTTGAATGAAGCTCCATCATCATCTTGTCCTATAAATCCAAAACCGAAACACAAAATCCTCGGCTAAGTTATTCATGCCTATAAGACAATGCAGTATGCAAAgttatatttgaaatataaaaaggacTTTTGAGAACCATGGTATTGAAAAAACAGAACATGTGACAAGACACCAAATGCTTCTTACCATGAGAGAGTTCCAAGGCATGGTGGGAAGAAGCTGGTTGAACAAATCGGTGAAACCCAACTCGTCGATGACCCAGTTGTCACTGTCGACATCGACAATGGTCTTGTCAAAGTCGAAAACAACCACAATTCCAGACATGGTTTTTTTGGAGAATGAAGAAAATCTCAATGACCCAGAAGAAGAAAACTGTTTCTCAATAATAAGACTCTATTTGGGTGTGTCTTGGTGGTCTCAAGATCGGCTCTTGGCTTGGTTTTGTAGCGCAGAATGAGAAAGGTATTTATAGTGTATGTAGGTTAAGCCTAAACCAAAAAccccaaaagaaaaaaggaatctTTGATTTCAAAGGAATATTACATTGCACCTGGTAGAGGAGAAAAGGAGGCCATGAAAAACTGAAAAACCGAGAAGATGTCATTTTGCCCTCATAGAACAAATTTCTGTGTGGCATTTCAAATTCAATTCTTACCGTTGGATGTGATGAAATTTAGGTGGGTCAAAGGATCGGAGGGTGAGAAGAAAAGGAGGGAATAAAAGGGAATATTCCAGAGGGAGAATTGGATGCATTTATGAAACGCACTACTCCTCCAACAGGTGCAGCCAATGAGAATATTCTGGGTATAGTCCGGTTCCACTTATCGCAGAaggttaattctttttttatgggaaaaaaaattctcaaccCCAAAGATTAATAATAactcatgtaattatttaatcaattgaattaaatCTTTGATCCATAGTATTTTTGTGATTGCATGAAATTCTGACTATtaatggaaataattttttggcagaaattttttattttcattaatgaaaataaattattatataaattaatggtTGTTTGATAGGCTGAATATGGTATAGATAAAATTAGATAAGATAACTATTCTATTATGTTATAGATTATTAcgttattttttctaataagatatggttaaaaataatagatttaaatgtaattatggtttttatattttattcaatttgtaattttgattttttcattttaaaattaaaatatttgatgttttgttttttaaaatacgtAACTTTAGTccttttactttaaaatataaataattagttttttattttaaaaaaattataattttaatcacatTCTCAATTTTgtctaattttatatattttcttttgatccaatTGAACCATAAActtaacatattcatttaagGTATTATGAagcaataatttaattaattataaaataaaaaataaaatgtaggaAAAATTAtaggttttttaaaatatgagaaccaaaattgtaaattttctctcaattttaaaatagatagaTCAAAATTGTGGATTGAGTAAAATAGAGGgaccaaaattacatttaagccaaaataatagaataggcgaaattctctctttaaaaaacataaattatctCCCTTACTCTCATTCTATAttagatttatatataataatagtaatatattagtttataacatatatatatatatatatatatatataacaattttatatatgtaataattttgacttgtaaatttaaattatattattaattaataagaattaaatgactattattcaaacaaaatttaagtaaaaatatttgaagaatagttataatttttaaaaaattatataattatttttataattttaaaaatgctaACTACATAAATCTTTTCTATCAAGTCTCTACTCACAGAAGTGAGAATACTGATAAGTAGAGATTTGGCCATTTTCAATTAGCTTTGAATTATTTGTCATGTTTAAATAGATTtatgaactatttttttgttcaattagatatttgaacttttatttgatttttaatttaaaataattgataaaattaattaaaaattatcaaatagttcaaaaactcacaaattaatttaattgttttttagcaatgtcatttttattaatattcaatTTAGTCAACCTTCAAGCTCGTTTAACAATTTAGATGGACTCAACAAATTGATGTCCATATATCGAGTAAAACCgtgaaatttcatttttgtttttccataAAGCTGATATGGATTGGCGACGTACAATATGGATTGGCCAATCTTTAGTGGATTTATGGATTGACCAATCTGTATGAGgcccaaacaattttttttttcaaaaatatattttacgaattaatttaaaattaatgattatacgTTCTAATCAaggtcaattatattataaaataattaatatcattatatataataataaagtttctaacatatatttaatgcacatgcaaatttagataataaattttatgataattaattttgatataataattaatttatttacatataaatATGTTGTGATATATGGGACTGATGTTATAGGCATCCGACACAATTGCTGTACACCAACCTTTGTAATAGTTTCCATTTAACcttaatttataacatttttttgtatttctctACTTTACATTACTCATCTTATCTcacatttcttttttacttttatccacCTTTGTCAGTGTTGTATGTTTTAGTCAAATAATTTCCACAgtaaaataatgtaaaacaCATGAAAATAACCAATCCGCAAAGATCTAGAGCAAACCAGTATTTGTATTTGATAGAAATTATAGTTGCCCATTTTAGACCATTCCAACATAAGCAATTTTAGTGAAGCTTTCTTGAAGGTTAATcaacgaaaaaagaaaaacccttTTGAGTTATGATACATTTCTTGAAGGTTAATCAACTAAGAAATTATGGTCGAACTGGGAGGGCTTTAGGCAAACCCTCCAAAGCAGAGACGGACAGAGTCTGTAGCTTGCAATCAGATGAAATGAACTGAgcattttcctccattgaaattTTGTTGATTAAGTGCAACAAAACTTGCTCCAACTCTTCTCCATCACTCCAGCCATGGATTTCAGCCTTAACAAGCAAAGGGTCTTTGCATATCAAGTCCCACACTGGAAAGTTCTTTCTTGGCATCATAAAGTCTCTTTCTTTGAGCCTCAAGCTTGGGCAATAGTCCCCACTACCATCACCAAGATAGATCATCCTCTTTTTACCCTCTTCAGAAATTGAATCTTGGATTCTATCTATGATTAAACCCTGCATtggttaaaaatttaataagacTTTAGAATCATAATAATTGGtcacaattaaaaatacaaagaaaCTTCTTAATTGGAATATGAAGCTTCCATCCAACATCTTTTGGTGGACAATTCTTTACATATTTTGAACTATTGGTGGGCCTAGGtcaaaattattctttattttctatttcaatcaaatccagtGGGCTCAAATCAGAGACAAAAACCACGATAGAGTGGTTGGTTGGTTAAGCAGAATTTTCGTAATTTTTTAAAGAGCCAAAAAATCAGGAGGCAGCACTCCATATATTGTTATAGGATCAATTCATGACTCGTGGACATGTTGAGTCACGTTAGCAGCCatctttataattaaataaaaatagcaaaGAATACTTTCCCAGAATCTAGAGCCAGTTAAGATCAACTTGAAAACAATATCTAGAAACGTGTATTGTTGCCAACTGTTTATACCAATCGAGTTTTgagtttttaaaactaacaagAGAGTTTCAATTCAGAATTAACTCAAGTATATTTTTCGTTATGATTTTAGCAAATCAAACACGGCTCCAcattatttaaggaaaaaaaatctttatcaaAAGATAAGTTAAtagatcaaaaaaaaaaaattagttgaatttACCTTGCACATGTTTGGAGGGCACAAAGTGCAGCCATGGGAAGCTTTGTTGAAGTCATGGTAAGGTAAAATCCTTAACCTTCCTTCTTCATTAACATAACCAGGGTTGGTGTTGATCTCTGAAAAGTATTCTCTTATTCCCAAGTGCTTCAGAATAGTCTCAATGAAAAACACGTTTGCATCACTCACAATCCTCAAATCACACCTGAAACACAAATGCCACCATAAATTTCCTCTCCAATTtagattgttaaaataaaattataaaaagaaaaagaacagaaACAGAATTTTGTGTAAGGATAAGAGATGCATAATTACATACCCTAAAGCATGAGCTGCTTGAAGAGCTGGAATCACTCTGGGGTGCAAAGGAATCCTACGCAGAACCTCTTCAATGTCCTCAATGGTTTTACCATTTGAATGAAGCTCCATCATCATCCTGTCCTATAAATCCAAAACCGAAAAACAGAAGACTCAGTTATTCATTTCATTAAAACCATACATTttgcaaatttaaaattaaaaaataaacaaaaaaggacaaaacagagtattttaaataatgacAATTTAGATGCAATTCTTGGATATTTTTAGTATTGTTCCCGCATTAGAATTAGTGTTTCACGTCAATAATATCAAAGTGGAAAAGTCTAATTTTGATTGAAGAACAATACTGAGAACATGCGACAAATTGCAACCAAGTTTTATctactgaaaaaagaaaaacccaaAGACGTGACACCAAATGCTTACCATGAGAGAGTTCCAAGGCATGGTGGGAAGAAGCTGGTTGAACAAATCGGTGAAACCCAATTCGTCGATGACCCAGTTGTCACTATCGACATCGACAATGGTCTTGTCAAAGTCGAAAACAATCACGGTTCCAGACATTTTGTTTTGAAGAAGAAACCTGTTTCTCAAGAATAAGGCTCTGTTTGTGTTCTTGTTGGCTTGGTTTTGTAACACAGAATGAGAAGGGTATTTATAGTGAACGTGGgtgaagaaatttaaaaaaagaagaaaggaatctTTGATTCCAAAGGAATATTACGTTGCACAATGCACATGGGATGGATACTTCCTGGCCGGGGAGAAGGAGGCcatgaaaaaagaatttaatagatatatattggttaacttttaaaataattatttaaaattatgagaagataaaatttattaacttttgttaaagtaatttttaaaattagttgacttttaaaataattatttataataaaattgaaattttgttatagataattatttataataaaatctgttataaaataatcatctcatcataatatatcatttataataaaatttgttaacttttaaaataattattttaaagaaaattatacaaGAAGTTAATGTCTATACACACATCATCAGTTAATCTCAACTCATTATTTATAACAAGATTAATtggcttttaaaataattattttaaaataaattacacaaaaattcaatgtttatataatttatactatcattcaatcacaacttactatttatgataaaattttttaatttttaaaataattatcttaaaataaactatcatgtgatttatttttgagataataatttaaaagttaagtAAACTTAATATACATTACACAATGCGCATTGATTGAGGGATACTTCGTCCTAGGAGAGAAGGAGGTCatgaataaagaatttaaaCACTTTACTTTATCATTCAATCAAAACTTATTGTATATGATAAAGATTtgttaactaaaataaatattttaaaataaattatgattttaagataattattttaaaaattaataaatttattatacattataaattatgattaaatgattatatataaaaaatttacaacattactgcataactttttttctcacgaaaaaattgaaaatcaaaaagttgtcattttattttaacctCATTGAAGAATTTCGGTGTGTGGCGTTTCAAATTCAATCTCAACCATTGGATATGATGAAATGTACGTGGGTCAAAGAATCGAAGGGTTTAGGGCCAGAGAGGAAAACGCGGGAATAAAAGGGAATATTCGAGAGGGGAATTAGTTGCCTCTCCTGACTGTGAAATGCACTTCTCCAACAGATACAGCCACCAGAATATTCTTCCGCACAAGGTTAATTCATTTATTCTCCGCTCAATATAATACTAACAGATTTTACTCATTAATGCATAAATTAAAACgtataacaaattttttaatgcaTAATTTAtgctattataaattttaataagtcaacatttttaaacaagtaaatTATACTAGTACTTTAGatttgttgttaatttttttttaaaaaaaagagaaatttaatttaaaaacaaagatGAAAAAGTAGATTAAGACAGATAAATAGTTTAAGAAATAAGTatacaaataaagataaaaaagagtgTGATTTGAAATGATTGTTGAGAATAAAAAATGTCTGAACTAGTTGTGAGATtagattaaatttgaaattaaaattaagaaatatgtttaaaaaataaaataaaaaatactcaatATTTGATAttgataacttttaaaaaaaactaagagaTAGTTATAGATTATTCTTAGagattttttaggaaaaaattaagaaattaatatctaaatACACTTGTTACTATTTGGGGATTTTTCTGTGGATGTTAATTTGCTTGCAAAACATGTGCAGATGAAAAATGGAGCTAAAATTGTTGAAGTCTACATGGTGTTTGAGTTCTCTTTCGTTTGTCGCTTTGCGAATGGGAGGTCA contains:
- the LOC114417953 gene encoding inorganic pyrophosphatase 2-like, whose translation is MSGIVVVFDFDKTIVDVDSDNWVIDELGFTDLFNQLLPTMPWNSLMDKMMMELHSNGKTIEDIEEVLHRIPLHPRVIPAIQAAHTLGCDLRIVSDANMFFIETILKHLGIREYFSEISTNPGYVNEEERLRILPYHDFNKASHGCSLCPPNMCKGLIIDRIQDSILEEGKKRMIYLGDGSGDYCPSLRLKERDFMMPRKNFPVWDLICKDPLLVKAEIHGWSDGEELEQVLLHLINKISMEENAQFISSDCKLQTLSVSAHEDLPKVLPVRP
- the LOC114417952 gene encoding inorganic pyrophosphatase 2-like, whose product is MSGTVIVFDFDKTIVDVDSDNWVIDELGFTDLFNQLLPTMPWNSLMDRMMMELHSNGKTIEDIEEVLRRIPLHPRVIPALQAAHALGCDLRIVSDANVFFIETILKHLGIREYFSEINTNPGYVNEEGRLRILPYHDFNKASHGCTLCPPNMCKGLIIDRIQDSISEEGKKRMIYLGDGSGDYCPSLRLKERDFMMPRKNFPVWDLICKDPLLVKAEIHGWSDGEELEQVLLHLINKISMEENAQFISSDCKLQTLSVSALEGLPKALPVRP